The genomic segment AGTTTCAGCACAGCGTCACAGAAAAGAGGCGAGTGGGTGGTGACAATAACTTGCCGGCCTTGATCGCTGGCCAGCGACGCTAGAAGTTCTACGATCAGCTCCAAACGACGCGGATGAACGCCGTTCTCTGGCTCTTCGAAGGCGAGAAGCGAACCGCTCCAGGGGTTGACCGTCAGAGCACACAGTGCAAGCACCCGAAGAGTGCCTTCGGAAACGATACGCGACGAAAATTCTTTTCCGCCCTGACGAACCAGAATGTCCAGCGTGCCGCGCTTCTTGTCCAAGTCCACTGCAAGATCCTCTACGCTTGGTATCAAGGAGCGGAGAGTTCGTTTGACGGCGTCAAACCGCTTCGGCTGCTCGGCTCGTAGCCGGTATAAAAATGGCGCGATATCTTCTCCCAAAACTCCCATGTCCCGCACATCTGACGGTGGACGCGCCGAACGCATGGCAACGCGGGGATCAAGGTAATAAGTGCGCCAACCCGACAGCTCGTTCCGGCAACGCTCGATGGCGCGGTATTCAATGCCGCTCCATCGCGGATCCGACAAAATCGTGTAATTTTGCCCGAGATTTTCCCGTCTGGGATTCGCGGGTTTGCTTTTGCGGCGAATTCGGATGTGATCTTCGATTCTTTCTATCGACGGATTTCCTTTTGGCTCACCCCGTTTCCCCAGCGTAGCAAGATACTCGTCCTGCACGCTCAAGCTGCCGGAACCCGGTTGGATCTCAATCGTTACCCGATAGTTGTAGAGAAAATGCTCCCTGCCTACGTCTAATTCCGCCTCTAGAGAAAACCTTGCGCTCCTTTGGCTTAGCAGCGCAGCGAGTCCCCCCTCCGGGAAAGCAAACGCCTCTATTGGATATCCCCTTATGGGTTCCGACAAGGCATCGGACAACGTCCGGCTCGTTCCAAGGCGAGACAGCGCTTGGATCGCGTCCAGGAGATTACTTTTCCCTGCCGCGTTGGGACCGAAGAGCACCGCCATCCGAGGAAATTCGACAGCGACGTCTTCCAGCGACTTAAAGCGTCTGACGATCAATTTTCTTAACACGAAGTTTCCCTTTTCTTACGAGACCCACCAGTAGCACATTGTGCCCTGACCCAACGGTGTAGCCTTTTTCATGTAATCAAATCTTTACCTTTGACATAAGGCTGATTCAACGTGTTCCGGAGCCGCACGTGCACTTCTCTTCCCGCTGCTCTGTCGCGCAACCGGGTGAACCGGCCAGAAACCGGCCTGGAAACCGGGACTCGGGACGCTGGACGCGGGACATTTCCGTTCCCGCTCATCCCCGCGGTGTGTAGTCGTTCAGCACGACGTCGATGACCGAGAGCCTTCCCCTGGCGCTTTCCTCCAGGGCTCTGGCGACCGCGGCGTGGATCTGTCCCGGATCGGTGACGCGAACGCCGTAGCCGCCGTAAATCTCCGCGTACAGCCGGTAGTCGGGGTTCGGCGCGATCGGCCCGCCGAAATGAACGCTGCTCCTTTTCGCCGCGCCGTCGGGATAATAGCGCAGCAGGCCGCGCTCCATCGACAGGTAGCGCTGGTTGTTGAAGACCACGACGATGACCGGCAGCTCGTATTCCTGCGCCAGGCCGAGGCACGCGGGTACCGGATTGTAGTGAAACCCGCCGTCGCCGATCAGGACGAAAACCGGCTTTTCCGGGCGCGCCAGCTTGGCACCCACGCCGTAGCCGAGGCTGACGCCGAGGCCGCCCGTGACGCGCGCGAGATACGACATCGGCTCGCTGCGCGGAAGCGTGCTCTGGATCAGCGTACGGTGCACCGTCGTCTCCTCCAGCACGATCGCCTCCGCGGGGATCGATTCGGCCAGCGCCTGGCAGAGCCAGCGCGGGTCGATGGGAACGTCGGCCCGATGCGCGGCGGCGTCGCTCCGCGCCGCCGCGGCCTGCCGCTCGTGCTCTTCCCGGATCTCGCGCGCCCGCTCCTCCCAGGCGGCGCGGTTCGCCGCGTGGGCTTCGGTCTGCTTGACGCGGCGCGCGAGCGCGGAAAGCGTCACCGCCGGAGGCGCGACGAGCGCCAGATCGACCGCGTAGCCCCAGAACGGCAGCCGCGAGTACGGGTACTCGTCGCCCAGGAACAGGACCTTGGCGTCCGCCCTCGGCCCTTTCTCCAGCGGATACCACGGAGTGACCGCGTCCGCGACCAGCACGAGATCGGCGCTGGCGACGCGCCGCGCATCGTAGGCGAGATAGAGCGGGTGGGTGCGCGGAAAGTTCAAAAAGGCCGGGCGGAACGACTCCATCACCGGCATCGCCAGCGCCTCGCAAAGCTCGACGAACGGCGCGACCGCCGCGGCGTCGCGCCCCGCGTGCTCCGTCACCGCGACCGGAGACTGCGCGTTCAGCAGCAGCCGGGCCGCTTCGTCGAGCGCGCGTTCATCCAGCTCCGCCGGCCGCGTCACACGGCGGGCGCGACGGTATTCGGGCAAGGCGACCTCGTCCAGCAGGCACTCGAAAGGAAGGCCGAGCAGCACCGGACCTGCCGGCGGCTCCACGGCGATCTCCAGGGCGCGCTCGATCGACGCGATCAGGATCGACGAAGACGCGATCCGCTCGCTCCACTTCACGCAGCGCCTGAGAAGCTCGGCGGGACCGCCGACGTCGGTGAGATCGTGAACCCACTGGTTGCCCGGGTCGGGAAGGCGTTTCTCCTCGCCGAAGGCGGAGGACTCGCCGCAGCAGACCACCATCGGCACGCGCTCCTGGTAGGCGGCGCGAAGAAACATCGCCGCGTTCAGCGGCCCGGCGGTGGCGTGGAGCAGCACCGCCTGGGGCCTGCCTGTGACCTTGGTGTAACCCGACGCCGCGGCGACCGCCGCCGCCTCGTGACGGCAGTTGATGTAAGTCGGACGCGACTCGCCGCGCTCCCGCGCTTCCGCGAGCGCCTCCCAGACCGGGGGCCACTCGGTTCCCGGAGACGAGAAGACGTAGTCGACGCCCGCGCGCCTGAAAATCTCGACCAGTGCCTTTCCGCCGTGCATGCTGCCTCCTCCTGAACGAGTCTCCGGCGGCACCGGGCGGCCCTTGCCGCCGGTCCGAGCGCCGCGGCGCGATCGTAGTCGAGGCCAAGCCGCGCTGTCAACGCGACCCGTGGAATGGATCGATTTTTTCGACTGCAGCGGGCGGAGAAAAAAAGGCGCTTCGAACGGCGGGGTTACGTTGCCTCACCGCGGCTTGACGCCGCGGCGGCGTCCACCGAGCAGCCGGCAAAGATAGCGCGACAAGGGCCGCCCGGTCTCGCACGGAGCCGAGCCCGGATCGGCCTGAATCCGGTCGATCAGGGCCTGGGCCATGAGAAAGGCGCAGGCGTCGGCCTCTTCTTGCGTCGCGAAGGTGCGAGGCGGCGGACCGAGGAGATGGCTGAAGCTCTGGACCCATAACCGCCTCCAGCCTCTCTCGGTGCGGTGGGAGACCCACGCCTCGGGAACCCATTCGGAAGCCTTGATCTGATAGGAAGCGGCGCGCATGGCGCGCCCCTTGTACTCCCGCACGCGAAAGATTTCACCGAGCTCCCACCGCATAGAACAAATCCAACCGGAGGTTGCTCCGCCGTGGGGCAAGAGACGTGCCAGTGACGCCCGCGCACAACGACGAACATCGATGGACAACCTTTCGCACCGAAGCGCCGGGATCGTACAGCCGGCGCCCCGGTTTGTCCGGAGAGAGCCCGCGTGCCAGACCATGATCCAGGGCCGCCGCGATTTGCTCTGATTTTCCGCGCGCTTGCAGCCCCGCGCCCGGTTTTTACAGGCCTTTTGCATCACTCCCGGGCCCGCAAGACCGTAAGGCTATTTTCCCGTCAATCTAGGGTGTTCACCCGATAGCGGACTCCTCAGGGGTGGGCGAGAGTCACCCTCGAAATCGGCCGTTCTCCGGGCGCGCCCGAAGCGGGGCGCGAGAGGGAAACTCATGAGCGATACCACGCCTGCAAGCCTGCCGCGTTCCGCAACGCGCTGCGGGATCGTGCTTTCGGGGGGGACGGGAGGCGACTGCGCGAGTTCGTGCGCCGGTTGCGCGGCGACGATCTCCCCAAGCAGTACGTCAACTTCATCGGCCGCCGCTCGATGCTGGAACACACCTGTGACAGGGCCGCGCGCGTCGTTCCTCTGGAGAAGCTGTTCGTCGTCGTCTCCAAAGAGCACTTGAGCTTTCCGGAAGTCCGCCGGCAGCTCGCGGCCGTGCCGCCCGACAACGTGGTCGTCCAGCCCGCAAACAGGGACACCGTCCCGGGAATCCTGCTCCCGCTGCTCCATGTCCACAAGCGTTATCCGGACGCGATCGTCGCGATCTTCCCTTCGGATCATTTCGTGCTCGAGGAAGAGCGCTTCATGAGCCACGTCCGGCGCGCGTTCAGCGTGGTCGAGTCGGACCTTTCCCGCCTGGTGCTCCTGGGTGTGGACCCTCGAGGACCCGACCCGGACTACGGCTATATCGTGCCGGGAAAAAAGATCGACGATTCTCGATCCTGCTCGGTCCGCCAGATCGAGATGTTCGTGGAAAAGCCCCCTTCCGAGGCGGCAGCCAAGGTCATTTCGCGCGAGGCGCTGTGGAATACGATGGTGACCGTCTTCGCCTGCAAGACCTTCCTGTCGGTGGTCCCGCGCGCGGTCCCCGGGCTTCATCGGATGATCGAGGAGGTCCGGGCCGCCGTCGACACCCCGGACGAGAAGGACGTCACCGAACGGGTTTATCAGAGGCTCCCCGCGCTCAACTTCTCCAAAGGCATCCTCGAGGCGCTCCCGTTCGAGCACCGCCGCTCCCTGGTCGTCCTGCCGGCGCGCGGCGTGACCTGGGCCGACTGGGGAACTCCGGAGCGCCTGCTCGGCACGCTGCGCCTGATCGGGGAGCAAATCAGCGCCCGGCGACCGCGCGATCCCGCGCCGGAAAATCTTCCGGCTTCCACCGCAAGCCGCCGTCCGAGACCCGGAACGTTCAAAAGCGCGCCGTCGCGCTGACCCGCTGAGCCGGCGTGCCTCAGGCCGCCCGCAGAATCTCTTCGGTTC from the Candidatus Zixiibacteriota bacterium genome contains:
- a CDS encoding thiamine pyrophosphate-binding protein, with the protein product MHGGKALVEIFRRAGVDYVFSSPGTEWPPVWEALAEARERGESRPTYINCRHEAAAVAAASGYTKVTGRPQAVLLHATAGPLNAAMFLRAAYQERVPMVVCCGESSAFGEEKRLPDPGNQWVHDLTDVGGPAELLRRCVKWSERIASSSILIASIERALEIAVEPPAGPVLLGLPFECLLDEVALPEYRRARRVTRPAELDERALDEAARLLLNAQSPVAVTEHAGRDAAAVAPFVELCEALAMPVMESFRPAFLNFPRTHPLYLAYDARRVASADLVLVADAVTPWYPLEKGPRADAKVLFLGDEYPYSRLPFWGYAVDLALVAPPAVTLSALARRVKQTEAHAANRAAWEERAREIREEHERQAAAARSDAAAHRADVPIDPRWLCQALAESIPAEAIVLEETTVHRTLIQSTLPRSEPMSYLARVTGGLGVSLGYGVGAKLARPEKPVFVLIGDGGFHYNPVPACLGLAQEYELPVIVVVFNNQRYLSMERGLLRYYPDGAAKRSSVHFGGPIAPNPDYRLYAEIYGGYGVRVTDPGQIHAAVARALEESARGRLSVIDVVLNDYTPRG
- a CDS encoding sugar phosphate nucleotidyltransferase; the protein is MRDRAFGGDGRRLREFVRRLRGDDLPKQYVNFIGRRSMLEHTCDRAARVVPLEKLFVVVSKEHLSFPEVRRQLAAVPPDNVVVQPANRDTVPGILLPLLHVHKRYPDAIVAIFPSDHFVLEEERFMSHVRRAFSVVESDLSRLVLLGVDPRGPDPDYGYIVPGKKIDDSRSCSVRQIEMFVEKPPSEAAAKVISREALWNTMVTVFACKTFLSVVPRAVPGLHRMIEEVRAAVDTPDEKDVTERVYQRLPALNFSKGILEALPFEHRRSLVVLPARGVTWADWGTPERLLGTLRLIGEQISARRPRDPAPENLPASTASRRPRPGTFKSAPSR
- a CDS encoding AAA family ATPase, coding for MLRKLIVRRFKSLEDVAVEFPRMAVLFGPNAAGKSNLLDAIQALSRLGTSRTLSDALSEPIRGYPIEAFAFPEGGLAALLSQRSARFSLEAELDVGREHFLYNYRVTIEIQPGSGSLSVQDEYLATLGKRGEPKGNPSIERIEDHIRIRRKSKPANPRRENLGQNYTILSDPRWSGIEYRAIERCRNELSGWRTYYLDPRVAMRSARPPSDVRDMGVLGEDIAPFLYRLRAEQPKRFDAVKRTLRSLIPSVEDLAVDLDKKRGTLDILVRQGGKEFSSRIVSEGTLRVLALCALTVNPWSGSLLAFEEPENGVHPRRLELIVELLASLASDQGRQVIVTTHSPLFCDAVLKLAKDRPKEIALLRVRQGPGGTEISPFIATGPLFKDQEIAKALTTGTEDGLFENLILRGMIDE